GCCATAGCCCAGGGTCTGCGGACGAGTGCTCTGCTGCTTGGAGTAGCCGGAGTCCCAATCGTTGTAATGCTGCATGCCCGCGAGCGCGGATTTTTCTCGATCCGTAAGATCGGGCGCAGAGGGGTCGGGCGCGACGATGGGCATGTTCAGATGGATGCCAATGCAATTGGCGGGATCCTGAATGCCGATGCAGGTGGTGACCAACGCGCCCCAATCTCCACCCTGCGCAGCGTAGCGTTTGTAGCGCAGGCGCGGCATGAGCTCCGACCACGCCGCCGCGATTCGCTGACAGCTCCATCCGGCCCGCGTGGGCTTGTCGGAAAACCCGTAGCCCGGAAGGGTGGGGCATACGACGTGGAACGCATCCTTGGCATCGCCGCCGAACGCGGTCGGATTGGCGAGCGGCTCGATGACCTTGTGGAACTCGACGAACGACCCTGGCCATCCGTGGGTGACTACCAGCGGGAGAGCATCGGCGTGCGGCGATCGAACGTGCAAGAAATGGATCCCAAGGCCATCAATTTCGGTTTTGAACTGGGCAAACCGGTTAAGCTGTGCTTCGCGCGCCCGCCAATCGTACTTGTCGAGCCAATAGGCGCAGACCTCTTTGGCGTAGGCGAGCGGCAGTCCCTGCGACCAGTCATCGACACATTCGCGCTCCGGCCACCGCGTGGCACGCAGGCGACGCTTTAGGTCGTCGAGCTGCTCATCGCTGGCGGAAATTTTGAAGGGGACGATTTGACTGCTCATAGCTGCTGCCCTCCGAACTGGTTGGGGGATAAGCGCGATCAGTCTCCGAACCGCTCTCGCATGTCAAGCAATCTCCCCGAGGGTTCCTGGCGCCCTCTGCCCGGATTGGAACGCGTGCCGGAAATAAACGCAGCATGGTAAAAGATAAGCAACGGAGTTGAGCAGTCGCCCGCTGCGTTTCCGGAGAGGCCAGATGACAACCAACCTGCCGAATCGCTTTGAATTTCTGTCGGATGCCTGGCTCGACGAGGCGCGCAAGTTCCTCGAGCGCGAGTGCAATAACCACAAGGAGCAGTTAGGCGGGCGGGCTTTTTCGATGAGCGAGCGCCTTACCGATGCTCCTCCCCATCTAAAATTCGACGGCGACGTCGCGTCGTGGAGCCTGCAGTATGACGGGGAAAGCATCAATGTCACGCGCGAGTTCAATACCAGCGCGGACCTGACCATCGAGGGCGACTACCAGGCCGCGTTGGCGGGCGCGCAATTCGTGGGCGTCCTTGCTCCCGGAGCATGGGAGGTGATGGTGCGCGAGGTTGCCACCATGTTTGGCAGGGATGCGATTCGGGTGAAGGGCGCGCTGAAGGACAACGCCACCAACCTTATGGGCGCGCTGCACGATCACCTGGGCCGGCGCACGGTGGAAAATCCCGACCTCGCACATCGCGCGGCGCGGCAGGGCCTCTCGGGCAAAATCCGTGAAATGGAGGAGAAAGGCTACACGGTTATCGAGCGTGCCATCTCACCGGAATTCGCCGACGAGGTGCGCCGCGCGACCCTGCGCGCATTGTTGCCGCACCAGACCTTCTCGATGAACTGGATGCTCTATCATGGACGCGAATTCGAGCAGCTCATCCAGAATCCTCTGCTGATGACGCTCATCGATGCGTCGCTCGGCCGCGGCGCCGTCATCGCGTCCTTCAGTTGCATCAAGAAGGGACCCGGTCCGGGCGTCATTCCGATGCATACGGACTACGCACACGTGCCGGAGCCATACCCGGAATTCTCGCTGACGGGTGTGGGCGTATGGGCGCTGGAAGACTGGCGCATCGAATCCGGGCCCACCTATCTGGTGCCCGGAAGCCACAGGCTGCGCCGCCCACCGCGGCCCGGCGAGTGCAACGACGGCGCGGTGCCCATCGAGATGCCGAAGGGGTCGGTGGTGTATTTCACGCAGGGCGTGTGGCATGGGCAGGGCGATCGAACCGAAGGCGGTGATCGCGTCACGCTCCACGCGCATTTCAACCGCGGAATTCTGCGCAGCCTCGAGCCCAAGAAGACCGACGTGCAGATGCTCCATCGGAATTCGCCGCGCCTGGGCGAGATGCTCGGAGAGGACGACTGGTTCGACAAAATGTCCGCGGCTGGACGAGATCACCTGCGTTTTGCCTACATGCAGCAGTTGCTCGCTTATACAGACAAGCAGAAGCGAGTGATTCTCGCCGGAGCGGGAGCGCCGAACGAGCTGCAGCGGTCCTGAGACTGGGGGTCTCTGCAATCCGGCCTGTGACTTCCTGCGACGGCTTCTCGCGCCGCAGGAAGGCGGTCGCGGTCAGGCGGGCTTTTGTTGGATGAGCTCTATCTTGTAGCCGCTCGGATCTTCGATAAATGCGATCACGGTGGTGCCGTGGGCCATGGGCCCCGCTTCGCGCACTACCTTTACCCCTTTCTTCTTCAATTCTTCGCAGGCTTGGTACGCGTCGGGAACGCCGATCGCCAGATGGCCGAATCCGCTGCCCAGTTCGTAGCTCTTGGTGTCCCAGTTGTGA
This genomic stretch from Candidatus Binataceae bacterium harbors:
- the gloA gene encoding lactoylglutathione lyase; translated protein: MQLLHTMIRVGDLQESLNFYCEKLGMKLLRKQDFPGGKFTLAFVGYGDEKDHTVVELTHNWDTKSYELGSGFGHLAIGVPDAYQACEELKKKGVKVVREAGPMAHGTTVIAFIEDPSGYKIELIQQKPA
- a CDS encoding epoxide hydrolase; translation: MSSQIVPFKISASDEQLDDLKRRLRATRWPERECVDDWSQGLPLAYAKEVCAYWLDKYDWRAREAQLNRFAQFKTEIDGLGIHFLHVRSPHADALPLVVTHGWPGSFVEFHKVIEPLANPTAFGGDAKDAFHVVCPTLPGYGFSDKPTRAGWSCQRIAAAWSELMPRLRYKRYAAQGGDWGALVTTCIGIQDPANCIGIHLNMPIVAPDPSAPDLTDREKSALAGMQHYNDWDSGYSKQQSTRPQTLGYGLADSPVGQAMWILEKFWSWTDCNGNPENVLTRDELLDNVMLYWLPDAAASSARLYWESFRKVPTDAVNLPVGCSIFPKEIFRSSKRWAEKRFAKLVYFNELDKGGHFAAFEQPELYLKEVRACFRKMR
- a CDS encoding phytanoyl-CoA dioxygenase family protein produces the protein MTTNLPNRFEFLSDAWLDEARKFLERECNNHKEQLGGRAFSMSERLTDAPPHLKFDGDVASWSLQYDGESINVTREFNTSADLTIEGDYQAALAGAQFVGVLAPGAWEVMVREVATMFGRDAIRVKGALKDNATNLMGALHDHLGRRTVENPDLAHRAARQGLSGKIREMEEKGYTVIERAISPEFADEVRRATLRALLPHQTFSMNWMLYHGREFEQLIQNPLLMTLIDASLGRGAVIASFSCIKKGPGPGVIPMHTDYAHVPEPYPEFSLTGVGVWALEDWRIESGPTYLVPGSHRLRRPPRPGECNDGAVPIEMPKGSVVYFTQGVWHGQGDRTEGGDRVTLHAHFNRGILRSLEPKKTDVQMLHRNSPRLGEMLGEDDWFDKMSAAGRDHLRFAYMQQLLAYTDKQKRVILAGAGAPNELQRS